TTGATTTTATAGATAACTTCATGGTTGGAAACTTATTGAATACCCCAATTAATCTATCTAAATGTCATTGCTGACACGTTTATCTTTACTCACTGTATTTTACGGGTTTTTATTGCTTGGATGTGCCAAAAAATCGGGACAAGAGAGATTGCTTTTTGAGTTGATGGACAAATCATGGACGGGAGTGGATTTCAGGAATGACCTGGATTATAATGAAAAATTCAATCCATATATTTTTAGAAATTTTTACAATGGCGCCGGAGTAGCCTTAGGTGATATCAATAATGATGGATTGGTTGATATTTTTTTGGCAGGAAATCAGGTAGAAAACAAACTTTACCTGAACAAAGGAGATTTCCGTTTTGAAGATATTACCGAAAAATCCGGGGTGGCAATTCCCGGTATTTGGTCTACAGGCGTGAGCATGGCAGATGTCAATGGAGATGGTTTTTTGGATATTTATGTGTGTAAGTCAGGCCCTTTTGGAGGAGACCGTAGATACAATGAACTTTTCATCAATAATGGTAATCTGACCTTTACAGAAAGGGCCAAAGAATTTGGAATTGCTGATGAGGGACTTTCCCAACATGCAGTCTTTTTTGATTTTGATAGAGACGGGGATTTGGATATGTATCTGCTCAATAACTCTGCCCGATCCATCGGAATCAATGACCTAAGAGAAGGCCAAAGAGAAGTAAGAGATCCTTTCGGTGGGAATAAGCTGTATAGAAATGACAAGGGTAAATTCAATGATATCAGTGAAGCAGCAGGTATTTATGGATCCGCCATTGGGTATGGTTTGGGCGTAACTGTATCAGATATAAATAAAGATGGTTGGCCGGATCTGTATGTTTCCAATGATTTTTTTGAGAAAGATTACCTATATATCAATAATGGTGACGGTACTTTTTCAGAATCCCTGGAAGAGATGATGAACGAAATCAGTATGGGTTCTATGGGTGCCGATATCGCAGATCTCAACAACAATGGATGGCCTGATATATTTGTAACCGAGATGCTTCCTGGAAGTCTGGAAAGAGTCAAAACCAAAACACCTTTTGAGGAATGGGATAAATATCAGGCAAATGTAAAAGCTGGCTATTTCCATCAGTTTACCCGAAATACCCTACAAAGGAATATGGGTTATAAACCGGATTCTGATCAGGTCCATTTTGTGGAAATCGCCCGTCAGGCAGGTGTGCATGCTACAGATTGGAGTTGGGGAGCGTTGATTTTTGATATGGACAATGATGGTTTAAAGGATATTTTTGTTGCAAATGGTATAGTTAAAGATTTGACAGATTTCGATTATGTGGACTATTATGTCAACAATCAGAATCTGATTGCCCAATTCCGAAAGGACAGTGTTTTGTTGACCAAAATGATTGATGAATTTCCCTCTGTCCCCCAGCAGAATTTTCTCTTTAAAAATTCAGGAGATTTTCAATTTGCAAATATTGCCGCCTATTCAGGGATGGATCAATTGACTTTTTCAACCGGTGCCGCGTATGCTGATCTGGATAATGACGGGGATTTGGACTTGGTGGTCAATAATCTAAACGGGGAGGTTTTTATTTTCAAAAACAACAGCAGAGAAATCAACGGTCATCACTATTTACAACTCAAATTACAAGAAAAGTTCGGAACGCAGGTTACTGTATATGCCGGTGATCAGCTTTTTTTTGCAGAATATAATCCTGTCAAAGGGTATATGTCATCCGTAGACCATAGGTTGCATTTTGGATTGGGAACAATCACCAAATTGGATTCCATATTTATTTCTTGGCCAGATGGGAAAGCCGATATGTGGAGAGATATCGACGTAGATCAAATGTTGGAGTTTTTTCCAGGCTCATCCCCAGTGGCAGCTGATACAGATTTAGACTATTCCAAGACCTATTTTAATACAATTTCTCCTCAAATACCCTGGCAACATATAGAGAGTGATTTCATTGATTTTGACAGAGACAGATTACGTTTCATGATGGCATCCAACGAAGGACCGGTAATTGAGGTGGGTGATGTGAATAATGACGGACTGGATGACTTGTTTTTGCCCGGAGCAAGAGGTCAGGCATCAGGAGTCTGGATTCAGCAAAACGATGGACAATTTCAGAATTCTCAAAATTTCGAAGCTGAAAGTCTTTCTGAGGATATTGGAGGCTTGTTTTTTGATGCAGATGGGGATGGTAATTTGGATTTATATGTGCTCAGTGGAAGTCTTGAGTTTGGAAATAAAAACACCAATTACCAGGACAGGCTTTACCTGAATGATGGAAAGGGCATTTTTGTCAAATCAGAAAATAAATTGCCTTTGAGATTTGAGAGCTCCTCATTTGTAAAGGCTTTTGACCATAATGGTGATGGAAAGGCCGATTTACTGGTCGGCACCAGAACAGTTCCATTTGCTTATGGGATACCTGGAGATGTTTTATTGTTGGAAAATCAGGGGGATGGGGTATTTATGGATAAATCAGATCTTTTAGGGCCGGAACTTAAAAATCTGGGTATGACTAGGGATGCCTGGATTGGGGATTTGGACGGAGATGGAAATGATGAATTCGTTATAGTTGGAGAATGGATGGGGATTAAAATCTTTAAAAAAGGGCCAAAGGGATATGCCGAAGTTTCATCTGATTTCGGTTTTGACCATACAGGAGGCTTATGGAATTCAGTTCATGTATTTGATGCCAATGGAGACGGAAAACTTGACATTTTAGCAGGCAATATGGGATTGAATTCCCGGCTTTTGGCATCAGCTGAAAAACCACTTCAACTGCATGTCAATGACTTTGATCAAAATGGCAGTATTGAACAGATTATGACTATCTATGAAGGAGATCAATCTTTCCCTTTGGTACTGAAATCCACACTTCTGAAACAACTGCCGGGATTGAGAAAGCAGTTGCTGACCTATGATTCCTATAAGGATAAGAAGATGTCAGATTTATTTTCAGATGAAATATTGAAAAGAAATATCGTATTGGACGTACACACTTTAGAGACAAGCTTATTTATCAATCAAGGAAATGGTACCTTTGCCAAGGCAGCATTACCCGCTGAAATTCAATACAGCCATGTATTTGCCACTCATTCATTTAGCGATGAATCAGGTCAACTTCATGTCTTGCTTGGGGGAAACCAAAGTAGAATAAAGCCGGAATTGGGGATCAATATGGGAAGTTTCGGCTGGCATTTGGTATCCAATTCTGAAGGTGGATTTGTTGTAATTCCCACAAAAAAATCAGGTTTTTTTGTCAAAGGGGAAATCAGAAGCATCAAAAATGTAAAAACGAATAAAGGAAGTCATATTGTCGTAGGAAGGAATAACCATGAACCTGTCTACTTTGTAATTAATGAATAGAAATGAAGTTAAGTTAAAAATGAGTCCATGCTCTTTGACTTCTAATCTATTTAGATTTAAAATACAAAGAATTGGCTAACTCTTAAATCTTAAATCTTAAATTAATAATGCTAAGAATACTTTACTTAATAATATTCCTCAATATGGTAATGGCCTGTCAGCCAAAAACCGAATATGAAAGAGTGAAAGAACAAGAATTGGCTTCGGGAAGGATAGTAGAAAATTTATTTCTTGATTTGAAATTTGGAATGGCGAGAAAGGATTTTTTTACTACATGCTGGGAATGGAATAAGAAAGGTGTATTGACCAATGGATCTCATGTCCTTCAGGTAAAATATTCTCCTGAAATGCCATCGGGAAAGGAGACGGAAATGTTTTTTTATCCGGAATTTGAAAATGATAAGCTTTATTTTATGCCTATAGAATTACGCTATCCAGGATGGTCTCCCACCTCCCCTGAAACCACCAATGAAAAGTTACTCAGCGATGTTGTAGACCTCATGGAAGATTGGTATGGTCCTGGCTTTTTTGAAGTCAAGGACAAAAGCGGCCAAATCAGAGTTTGGGTAAAAATTGATGGAAACCGACTGATTAGAATTTTCATTAAAAATAGGACAACTGTAAGGGTAGAAATGCTTGACATGAGAGTAAAAGGTATTTCAGAAATTAATAATGGATAAAATGGAGTTTAATAGAAATATCTTTTTTATAGTAGTTTTAACCAATTTGATTTGGGGATGTAAACCTGCGGAAATAGAGAAAAAGGACACACTTTTTCAGAAAGTACCCTCTTCCGAATCAGGAGTGACATTCAGAAACGACCTTCAATTTGATGAAAGCTTCAATATTTTCACTTATAGGAATTACTATAATGGTGGAGGTGTAGCATTGGGGGATGTCAACAATGACGGACTTTTGGATATTTACCTCACTGCCAATCTTGGGCAAAACAGGTTGTATCTCAATGAGGGAGATTTCAAATTCAGGGATGTGACCGAAGTGGCAGGAGTAGCCGGAACCTGTGCTTGGAGTACCGGAGTAGCCATGGCAGATGTCAATGGAGATGGATTGTTGGATATATATGTGTGCAATTCCGGTGATATACAGGGAGACAACAAGCAGAATGAACTTTTTATTAATAATGGCAACGGGACATTTACCGAAATGGCTGAAGCTTATGGGCTAGCAGATGAAGGATATTCCACACACGCTGTTTTTTTTGATTTTGACAATGATGGGGACTTGGACGTATATCTGCTCAACAACAGTTATCAATCCATTGGCAGCTTCAACAAAATGCAGAATGAAAGGCCCAAAAGAGATCCTGTTGGCGGTGACAAGTTTTTTAGAAATGATGGAGATAAGTTTACCGATATTTCTGAAGAAGCAGGGATTTATGGAAGTGTCATTGGTTTTGGACTTGGGATTACAGTAGGCGATGTCAATCGGGACGGATGGATGGATATTTTCATTTCCAATGATTTTTTCGAAAGAGATTATCTATACATCAATAATCAAAACGGAACATTTACCGAAAGCCTGACTGATTTTATGAGATCCACCTCAGCAGCGTCCATGGGTGCAGACATAGCAGACATCAACAACAATGGGCACTTGGATATTTTTGTAACTGAAATGCTACCTGAACCTTCAGAAAGGCTCAAACAGATCACCACTTTTGAAAGTTGGGATAAATTTCAGTTCAATGTGGAACATGATTATCACTACCAATACACCCGAAACATGCTTCATGTGAACAACGGAGATGGTACTTTCAGTGACATGGGCCGTTTGGCCAATGTAGAGGCGACAGATTGGAGTTGGGCGGCATTGATGTTTGATATGGACAATGATGGGCTGAAAGATATCTTTGTGGCCAATGGTATTTACCAGGACCTCACTGATCTGGATTATCTGAATTTCATTGACAATGATGAGACCAAAAAGAAGATTATTTCCCAAAGTGGCGTCAACTACAAGGCATTGATTGATCCGATGCCGATCAACCCGGTTTCCAATTATGCTTTTAAAAACAAGGGAGACTTGGTATTTGAAAACGTAGTCCATGAATGGGGAATGGGGGAACCCATTCATTCCAATGGGTCATCTTATGGAGACCTCAACAATGACGGAGCTATGGATCTCGTCGTCAACAATGTCAACAATGAGGTGCTGATTTTCAAAAACAGGAGCAGGGAGTTTTTTCCAGAAAATCGTTTCTTGAAGATCGAATTGAAGGGAAAGGGGGCCAATACTGCGGCTATAGGCACCCAAGTGAGATTGTTGGCAGGCGACCAGATTTTTTATCAGGAAAATATGCCCAATAGGGGCTTTCAATCTTCTGTTGATTCCAGGCTTAATTTCGGGTTGGGAAATATTGAAAAAATCGATCTGGTTCAGGTAAGGTGGCCTAATGGGCAGATCAGCATCGTCAAGGATGTTCTGCCGGATCAGATTTTGACATTAAATTGGGCAGAGGCAGCAGAAACCCAAGGGGATTTCGAATTTTTTCCGGCATTACCTGCACCTACATTCACAAAAATCAAACCACTGTTGGACTATAGTCATCAGGAAAATACCATGGTGGATTTTGACAGGGATAGGTTGACTTACCATATGCTGTCTACTGAAGGACCAAAAGCTGCTTTTGGAGATGTCAACGGAGATGGATTGGAAGATGTATATATTGGAGGGGCAAAAGGTTTTGCAGGCCAACTGTTTATTCAGAGTAGAAACGGAAGTTACCAAGCCTCTTCCCAAAGTGTATTTGAGTCCGACCGCGTTTCAGAAGATACTGATGCAGTATTTTTTGATGCCAATGGAGATGGTCATTTGGACCTTTTTGTCACTTCAGGTGGAAATGAATCCGGATTTGGAGCTTTGGACTTGGCTGACAGACTCTACCTCAACAATGGTAAAGGCCATTTTACGAAAGCCCAGAATTCAGGTTTGGCAAATTTCCGTAACAGTACAGCTGTGGTGAAAATATTGGATATCAACGGAGACGGAGCTATGGATCTTTTTGTGGGTTCCAGAGTGGTTCCGTTTTTATATGGCGTCAATCCAAACAGCTTTATTTTGATAAACGATGGCAAAGGGAACTTTACGGATGGTACTACTCAATTTGCCCCGGATTTTAAAGAAATTGGATTGGTAACGGATGCTGCAGTGGCGGATTATGATGGAGATGGAAAAGAAGACCTTGTTTTAATAGGTGAATGGATGGCACCGACTTTTTTTAGAAATACAGGAGGGAAACTTGAAAAAATTGCCATGCCTGAAATGGAGAGCCTTAAAGGCTGGTATCAGTCTATTGCTGTTGGTGATTTCAATGGGGATGGGAAACCTGATTTTGTACTGGGCAATCATGGTTTGAATACCCGATTTAAAGCATCTGTGGAAAAGTCAATTAAAATGTTTGTCAATGATTTTGATCAAAATGGTTCGGTTGAGCATGTCTTTGTTCAAAAGGTGGGAGATAAGCATGTTCCCTTTACTTTGAAACATCAATTGGAAGGACAGTTACCGTCAATCAAGAAACGCTATTTGAAATACAGTGCTTACAATAATCAAACCATGGAGGATATTTTCAAGCCTGAAGAGCTTGAGAAAGCAGTTGTTCAGGAAGTGAACAATTTGGCTTCAATTGTCCTGATAAATGAAGGCAATGGTAGGTTCAACCCTATCGAATTACCTAGAATGTCACAAAGGTCTTGGATGTACAGTATTGCGATTACTGATCTTAACGGTGATGACATTGAAGACCTGATTATGGGCGGTAATCTCAAAGGAGCAAAGCCGGAAGTGGGACAATATGATGGTTCTTATGGGGAGGTGCTTTTGGGAAAAGGGGATGGAACATTCGAATATTGGCACAACAGAGACCATGGTCTAAAACTGAATGGTGATATCAGGGATCTCCATATCATTGATAGAGATGGGCAAAAGGTGCTGATGGTAGTTAAAAATGGAGAAAATGTGGAGTTTTGGGAGATAAAGAAATGAAGAATTTTCCCACAAAGGCGCAAAGGCGTAAAGCTGAGTTAAATGAGAAACCCAATTACAGATTTTTGGAATTTGTTAGAATTGGACTGTTTTCATTCTTAATTTTTAATCTAATCTATTGCTCCAAACCCCAAGAAGAAACCCTTTTCACCCTTTTACCCTCCAATCAAACCGGTATTGATTTCAGAAATGACCTGACTTCTACAGGAGAGATGAATATTCTCGAATACCTGTATTTTTATAATGGAGGTGGGGTAGCTGTTGGAGATATCAATAATGATGGATTGGTGGATATATATTTCACCTCCAATCAGGGAGAAAACAAACTCTATTTGAACAAAGGGGATTTCCAGTTTGAAGACATTACCGTTGCTGCCAAAGTTACCGGTGATGGCGGTTGGTCCACAGGTGTCACGATGGCTGATGTCAATGGGGATGGTTTTTTGGATATCTATGTTTCCCAAGTAGGTGATTATAAAGGTATCTCCGGAAAGAACAAATTATACATCAACAATGGTGACCTGACATTCAGTGAAAAGGCTGAGAAATACGGGATTGATTTTGTTGGTTTCTCCACCCATGCCGTGTTTTTTGACTATGACCAAGATGGGGATCTGGACCTTTATCTCTTGAACCATTCGATCAAAAAACCCGAAGTCTTTTCTCATGCGGATACCAAATTCACCAATCAGGATGAAAAAGGCGGGGATAAATTGTTCAAAAACCTTATCACGGAAGGAGATGAAAGAATGGTAGAGGTCACCTCTGAAGCAGGGATTTTATCAAGTAGTTTGGGTTTTGGGCTTGGCGTTGGAGTAGCAGATGTCAATGGTGATGGTTGGCTGGATATTTATGTTTCCAATGATTTTACGGAAGACGATTACCTGTACATCAATCAGGCGGACGGTACATTTAAAGAATCCCTGAAGGAATTCATGGAAAACACCAGCCGATACAGTATGGGCAATGATATTGCGGATATCAATAATGATGGGTTACCGGATATTTTCACCACAGACATGCTACCGGAAGACCCTGTAATTTGGATGAAATCACTCGGTGAAGACAAGCAGGAGGTTTATGATATCAAACAGAAATTGGGATATGGTGACCAATATGTGCGCAATCACCTCCAACTCAATAGAGGTGACGGGAGGTTCAGTGAAATCGGGTTGTTGACAGAAACCTTTGCTACAGACTGGAGTTGGTCACCATTGATTTTTGACATGGACAATGATGGCAAAAAGGACATCCATGTAACCAATGGCATAGTCAAGAGGCCCAATGACCTGGACTTTGTGCAATACAGTCAGGAACCCACTCCAGGATTGACGGATAAAGAAAAAGAGAAGCAACAGATAGAGATGTTGCCCACTGTCAAGCTTTCGAACTTTGCATTCAAAAATGAAGGAGGCTTAAAGTTTAGCAATGCTTCCAAGATTTGGGGATTGGATCAGCTTTCGTATTCCAATGGTTCAGCTTATGAGGATTTGGATAATGATGGGGATTTGGATTTGGTCGTAAATAATACCGACCACGAAGCATTTGTATACAGAAACAATTCCTCAGAATTGGCCACAAACCGATTTGTTCAAATTGATCTCAGGTCAGATGATAAAAATATTTTTGGGATAGGTGCACAGGTTTGGGTTTTTTCAGAGGGGGAGACTTATTTTCAAACTTTAAGCACCTCTAGAGGCTTTCAGTCCGGAACTTCTACCACTTTGACATTTGGACTGGGAAATTCAGAAAAAATAGACTCAGTTCTGATTTCTTGGAATTCAAAGCAAATAGAGGTTTTTCAAAGTCCCGAACTTGACCAAAGACATTTGTTTGAAAAAGGTCAAGGAAATGAAGGAAGATTACCTACTCAAAAAATAGACTCTGTGTTGGAAATTGCTGATATTCTTTTGGATTGGAAGCATGAGGAAAAGTCCATTATAGATGAGTTTAGAAGGGAATACCTGATGCCAAGAAGGTATGGCACCGAAGGACCTGCTTTGGCGGTAGGAGACCTGAATGGGGATGGGTTGGATGACATCTTTTTGGGTGGGGCAAATGGTCAGCCAAGCGCTTTGTTTTTTCAGGATGTGAATAAAGGTTTTAATAAAGTTGAAAATCCCTTCTTTGAGCAATTGAAAACAGCGGAGGATGTGGTCGCAGTGATGGAAGACTTTAATCAGGATGGTCATTTGGATCTATATGTGGGCAGTGGGGGAAATGAATATGGACGCGGAGAGATTTACAATTTTGACAGGGTATTCTTGAATGATGGAAAAGGAAATCTTATTTTTTCCATGAATTCACTTCCGCCAATTGGAGAAAACACATCCACGATTGCAGTACATGATGTGAATGGAGATGGGTATCCGGATATTTTTGTGGGTGCATCTGTTGTTACTGGAAATTATGGCGCGGTCCCAAGAAGTTATTTACTGCTCAATGATGGGAGAGGCAAATTCCAAGATGTCACTCAAAGTTACTTCGGGGAGGAATTCAGACCTGGAATGATCCAAAATGCTCTTTGGACTGATATTACAGGTAACGGTAAAAAAGAACTGTTGCTGTCAGGAGAATGGATGCCTGTGATGGTTTATTCCTTGAATGACCGGCAACAATTTGAAATGTTGAACATTTCCGGTTTGGAACAACCTGGTTGGTATTTTGCAATGTCCATTATAGATGTTGAAGGCAATGGACTTCAGGACTTTGTTTTGGGGAATTTGGGATTGAATTCCAAATTGAAAGCAAGTCAGGATCAACCGGTATGGTTGTACCACCATGACTTTGATGGAAACGGACAGACCGACCCCTTGATTTTTCATTATATGGACGGAAAATTGGTGCCCTTCGCAAGCAGGGATGACTTGATCAAACAGATTCCGGCACTTAAAAGGAAACATGATTCCTATGTCTCATACTCCAAAGTAAAGTCCCCTAAAGATCTATTTGATGAAAATCAACTGGATCAGGCAAGTAAATACCAGGTGACCGAATCGAGATCAGGTGTTTTGAAGAATTTGGGAAATGGGAATTTTAAATTTGAACCTTTTCCGATAGAAGCCCAATTTGCTCCTATCAAAGATTTCAAATCATTCAAAGGCAAAGATGGTGGTCAGTATCTTTTGGGTGTAGGTAATTTTTATGGATTCAGAAATGATTTGGGCAAAAACGGGTCACAGCCCCTGACTTTATTGAAATGGGCGAATGGAACTTGGAAAAATTTACCGATTGGTATTCCTGCAAATGACTATTGGGGGGAATTTAGAAAAGTGGAGGTCATCAATATTGGTGATACTCCTCATCTCGTAGCTGTGAGAAATAATGGTAAACCTGTTTTTCTGAAGATCAATCCTTAAACCTGCTAAAAATCAGCTTATTTGCCCGCACAAAAACTTTGGAATCGCGTATTAATAATTAGCTTTGATGTCCAAAACCCGCTCCAATAATTCCTTCTTTGACTTAAACAAAGGGAATTGTTAAATTTGAAGTCCAATTGCATTAGTATTGCCTCACAATGAAAAACACCTTCCACAAATTTCTACTGACTTTGTTTGTCTTTGCCGGTTTGATAGCCTGTCATGACAACAGTGATTATCAGGAAATCATTACCGATGGTTCCTACCAGACTGCCGCTCAGATCAGATTGACCAATGTCATCATTCACGATATTTTTTCTCCGCCCGTGGCCAGTAGGATTTATGCTTATCCATCAATCGCCGCATATGAGGTAGCAGTTTTGGCAGACCCCCAGTATAAAAGTTTGATGGGACAATTGAATGGTTTTGAACCTGTTGATTTTAATACTGAAGGGGAAATTTATTTTCCTTTGGCGTCCTTGGCGGCATACTATAAAGTAGCTACTGCTTTGATTTTTTCTGAAGAAATGATGAATACGCACAAAGAATCTGCATTCAAGGAAATAAGGTCAAAAGGAATTCCGAAGAAAGTATTCAATCGATCCCTTCAATTGGGTGAGGAGGTAGCAGACCATGTGATTGCTTATTCCAAGAAAGACAATTACCACCAAAGCCGATCATTTGAAAAATATACCGTAAGCAATGCCCCAAATACCTGGCAGCCAACTCCGCCGGCTTATATGGAAGGAATAGAGCCTCATTGGAATAAAATCCGATCGTTTGTATTGGATTCTGCTTCCCAATACAAAACAGATCCACCCACTGAATTTTCAAGCGATAAAAACAGTCAGTTTTATAAAGAGGCTGAGGAAGTTTTTGTGACTACCCAAAATCTTTCCACTGAACAAAAAGACATTGCCATGTTTTGGGATTGCAATCCATACAAAGTAAATGTCAAAGGCCATGTCATGTTTGCTGAAAAGAAAATCACTCCCGGTGGCCATTGGATGGGGATAGCGGCCATTTCAGCCAAAACAGCAGGACAGGATTGGAAAGGTACCGCCGAAACTTTGGCCATGACAGGAGTTGCCTTGTTTGACGGGTTTATAGCCTGTTGGGATGAGAAATACAGAAGTGTTTTGATCAGACCGGAGACTTATATCAATAAATATATTGATGAGGAATGGTTGCCGCTTTTGCAGACTCCTCCATTTCCGGAATATACCAGCGGGCATTCTGTAATTTCCAATGCAGCTGCTGAGACTTTGACCGAGCTTTTTGGTGAGCCCTTTCATTTTGTGGACTCAACGGAAGTTGCTTATGGGCTCCCTATTCGTGAATTTGATTCATTCAGACAAGCTGCAGAAGAAGCCGCAATCAGTAGACTGTATGGAGGAATCCATTACATGCCTGCGATTGTCAATGGCGCAACTAAAGGTCAAAAGGTAGGCCATCACGTATTAGGCAGGGTTTCTACAAAAAATGAAAATCTTGCAAAAGTTGAAAAACAGTAGTTGTATCTACGCAATTCTACTACTTTCTAAATTAAACTCAATTTAGGTGAGATCTGATATTTGTCTAATTCCTCAGGTCAGTCATCGAAATCCGTTAATATCCTTTAATTTTGTGGATAAGAAAAAATCAAATTCATGGACATTATCCTCAAGTACTTTCCTGACCTCACTCCTGAGC
This window of the Aquiflexum balticum DSM 16537 genome carries:
- a CDS encoding VCBS repeat-containing protein — encoded protein: MSLLTRLSLLTVFYGFLLLGCAKKSGQERLLFELMDKSWTGVDFRNDLDYNEKFNPYIFRNFYNGAGVALGDINNDGLVDIFLAGNQVENKLYLNKGDFRFEDITEKSGVAIPGIWSTGVSMADVNGDGFLDIYVCKSGPFGGDRRYNELFINNGNLTFTERAKEFGIADEGLSQHAVFFDFDRDGDLDMYLLNNSARSIGINDLREGQREVRDPFGGNKLYRNDKGKFNDISEAAGIYGSAIGYGLGVTVSDINKDGWPDLYVSNDFFEKDYLYINNGDGTFSESLEEMMNEISMGSMGADIADLNNNGWPDIFVTEMLPGSLERVKTKTPFEEWDKYQANVKAGYFHQFTRNTLQRNMGYKPDSDQVHFVEIARQAGVHATDWSWGALIFDMDNDGLKDIFVANGIVKDLTDFDYVDYYVNNQNLIAQFRKDSVLLTKMIDEFPSVPQQNFLFKNSGDFQFANIAAYSGMDQLTFSTGAAYADLDNDGDLDLVVNNLNGEVFIFKNNSREINGHHYLQLKLQEKFGTQVTVYAGDQLFFAEYNPVKGYMSSVDHRLHFGLGTITKLDSIFISWPDGKADMWRDIDVDQMLEFFPGSSPVAADTDLDYSKTYFNTISPQIPWQHIESDFIDFDRDRLRFMMASNEGPVIEVGDVNNDGLDDLFLPGARGQASGVWIQQNDGQFQNSQNFEAESLSEDIGGLFFDADGDGNLDLYVLSGSLEFGNKNTNYQDRLYLNDGKGIFVKSENKLPLRFESSSFVKAFDHNGDGKADLLVGTRTVPFAYGIPGDVLLLENQGDGVFMDKSDLLGPELKNLGMTRDAWIGDLDGDGNDEFVIVGEWMGIKIFKKGPKGYAEVSSDFGFDHTGGLWNSVHVFDANGDGKLDILAGNMGLNSRLLASAEKPLQLHVNDFDQNGSIEQIMTIYEGDQSFPLVLKSTLLKQLPGLRKQLLTYDSYKDKKMSDLFSDEILKRNIVLDVHTLETSLFINQGNGTFAKAALPAEIQYSHVFATHSFSDESGQLHVLLGGNQSRIKPELGINMGSFGWHLVSNSEGGFVVIPTKKSGFFVKGEIRSIKNVKTNKGSHIVVGRNNHEPVYFVINE
- a CDS encoding VCBS repeat-containing protein; amino-acid sequence: MEFNRNIFFIVVLTNLIWGCKPAEIEKKDTLFQKVPSSESGVTFRNDLQFDESFNIFTYRNYYNGGGVALGDVNNDGLLDIYLTANLGQNRLYLNEGDFKFRDVTEVAGVAGTCAWSTGVAMADVNGDGLLDIYVCNSGDIQGDNKQNELFINNGNGTFTEMAEAYGLADEGYSTHAVFFDFDNDGDLDVYLLNNSYQSIGSFNKMQNERPKRDPVGGDKFFRNDGDKFTDISEEAGIYGSVIGFGLGITVGDVNRDGWMDIFISNDFFERDYLYINNQNGTFTESLTDFMRSTSAASMGADIADINNNGHLDIFVTEMLPEPSERLKQITTFESWDKFQFNVEHDYHYQYTRNMLHVNNGDGTFSDMGRLANVEATDWSWAALMFDMDNDGLKDIFVANGIYQDLTDLDYLNFIDNDETKKKIISQSGVNYKALIDPMPINPVSNYAFKNKGDLVFENVVHEWGMGEPIHSNGSSYGDLNNDGAMDLVVNNVNNEVLIFKNRSREFFPENRFLKIELKGKGANTAAIGTQVRLLAGDQIFYQENMPNRGFQSSVDSRLNFGLGNIEKIDLVQVRWPNGQISIVKDVLPDQILTLNWAEAAETQGDFEFFPALPAPTFTKIKPLLDYSHQENTMVDFDRDRLTYHMLSTEGPKAAFGDVNGDGLEDVYIGGAKGFAGQLFIQSRNGSYQASSQSVFESDRVSEDTDAVFFDANGDGHLDLFVTSGGNESGFGALDLADRLYLNNGKGHFTKAQNSGLANFRNSTAVVKILDINGDGAMDLFVGSRVVPFLYGVNPNSFILINDGKGNFTDGTTQFAPDFKEIGLVTDAAVADYDGDGKEDLVLIGEWMAPTFFRNTGGKLEKIAMPEMESLKGWYQSIAVGDFNGDGKPDFVLGNHGLNTRFKASVEKSIKMFVNDFDQNGSVEHVFVQKVGDKHVPFTLKHQLEGQLPSIKKRYLKYSAYNNQTMEDIFKPEELEKAVVQEVNNLASIVLINEGNGRFNPIELPRMSQRSWMYSIAITDLNGDDIEDLIMGGNLKGAKPEVGQYDGSYGEVLLGKGDGTFEYWHNRDHGLKLNGDIRDLHIIDRDGQKVLMVVKNGENVEFWEIKK
- a CDS encoding VCBS repeat-containing protein, whose product is MKNFPTKAQRRKAELNEKPNYRFLEFVRIGLFSFLIFNLIYCSKPQEETLFTLLPSNQTGIDFRNDLTSTGEMNILEYLYFYNGGGVAVGDINNDGLVDIYFTSNQGENKLYLNKGDFQFEDITVAAKVTGDGGWSTGVTMADVNGDGFLDIYVSQVGDYKGISGKNKLYINNGDLTFSEKAEKYGIDFVGFSTHAVFFDYDQDGDLDLYLLNHSIKKPEVFSHADTKFTNQDEKGGDKLFKNLITEGDERMVEVTSEAGILSSSLGFGLGVGVADVNGDGWLDIYVSNDFTEDDYLYINQADGTFKESLKEFMENTSRYSMGNDIADINNDGLPDIFTTDMLPEDPVIWMKSLGEDKQEVYDIKQKLGYGDQYVRNHLQLNRGDGRFSEIGLLTETFATDWSWSPLIFDMDNDGKKDIHVTNGIVKRPNDLDFVQYSQEPTPGLTDKEKEKQQIEMLPTVKLSNFAFKNEGGLKFSNASKIWGLDQLSYSNGSAYEDLDNDGDLDLVVNNTDHEAFVYRNNSSELATNRFVQIDLRSDDKNIFGIGAQVWVFSEGETYFQTLSTSRGFQSGTSTTLTFGLGNSEKIDSVLISWNSKQIEVFQSPELDQRHLFEKGQGNEGRLPTQKIDSVLEIADILLDWKHEEKSIIDEFRREYLMPRRYGTEGPALAVGDLNGDGLDDIFLGGANGQPSALFFQDVNKGFNKVENPFFEQLKTAEDVVAVMEDFNQDGHLDLYVGSGGNEYGRGEIYNFDRVFLNDGKGNLIFSMNSLPPIGENTSTIAVHDVNGDGYPDIFVGASVVTGNYGAVPRSYLLLNDGRGKFQDVTQSYFGEEFRPGMIQNALWTDITGNGKKELLLSGEWMPVMVYSLNDRQQFEMLNISGLEQPGWYFAMSIIDVEGNGLQDFVLGNLGLNSKLKASQDQPVWLYHHDFDGNGQTDPLIFHYMDGKLVPFASRDDLIKQIPALKRKHDSYVSYSKVKSPKDLFDENQLDQASKYQVTESRSGVLKNLGNGNFKFEPFPIEAQFAPIKDFKSFKGKDGGQYLLGVGNFYGFRNDLGKNGSQPLTLLKWANGTWKNLPIGIPANDYWGEFRKVEVINIGDTPHLVAVRNNGKPVFLKINP